Below is a window of Methylosinus sp. PW1 DNA.
GGCGTTCTGTCTTCGCAATGTCTCGCTCGCCGCATTGCAGACAAACCCGCGCTCGTCACCCAGGCCGAAGCCTGGGTCGCTGATCGAAACAAACGCAACGCCAAAGCCGATTGGCAGTTCACAACCGACGATGCGCGCGTCAAACTCAAGCGCCTATACCCTTCGCTTTAGATGACTCAGGCCACTAGAGCGCTTTCCGATCGAACGGAATCGTTCGATCGATCAGAATTCGCTCCCAATAGAGAAATGAGAGCGTTATCCGATCCGATTGGATCGGATAACGCTTCTGTAACGGGCCTTTCGATGTCAACCCCTTACGTTCTTCCCTTCGCCGGTTCACTCTTCTGTCCGTGGTCGGCGCCGAAGCTCAGTGGGCCGCCACTTGATGGTATAAGATGAGGATGGGGCCGGCCAATCTAGTTGCGCGTGGTCGTGAGCCACGGAGCATCGTGCGGTCTGACCCCGTCCATCGTCCCGGCGAGGGACGAACGCTCGGGAAGGCTGGTGCTCGCCTGCCCGAAACTCTTTCGCTTCTCCTCCTTACGCCGCCGACGGAGTTGCGCAGGCTGCTCGTCTTGCATCGAACGGCGTCCCATCGATCCACATGCGATGCAGGACCACGCCGAGCTTGCGCGCCAGCGCCACTTTCGCCTTCTTCATGCCGGCGCGCTTGGCGAGCTTCATCGCCCAGCTCTTGAGGCCGGCGCCTTTCACCGGCCGCGTCAGTATGACATTGGCGGCTTCATAAAGCGCCGTGCGCACACCGGCGTCGCCGATCTTGGTGATCCGCCCGGTCACGTCCTTTTCCCCCGACTGATATTTTTTCGGAGTCAGCCCAAAATGCGGCCCGACCCGTTTCGACGACGAGAACCGCGACGGATCGTCGATCGCCGAAACGTAGGTCAGCGCCACGATCGCACCGACGCCGGGCGCCGACATTATCAGCCTGGCGCGCTTGTCCGCCCGCGCCATTGCCCGCACGCGTTTCTCGAACATGTCGAACTCGCGCAGCAAAGCCGCATGAGCCGCAAGCAACGCCTTGGCGATGAGCTCCAACGTCGCATGCCCGGTGACGAGCTCCTCGACCCGCGACGCGAAGCGCTTCGGCGTCGTTGGCCCTACCCTCAGCCCGAAACCCCGCAATATGCCGCGCAAGCTCATCTCGATGTCGTAGAGTTTCGACTGGACCAGTTTGCGCGCCGTCAGCAGCGCCCGCGTCTCCTGCGCCGCTATCGATTTACAATGGACCGGACGGAACCAGCCGAGCCGCATCAGCTGCGCGATCCCGCGCGCGTCGTTGCGATCGGTCTTGACGGGCATCGTCTGTAGGGCAATCTGCACATGCCGCGTCTCCAGCAGTTCCACCGCCAAGCCCGCCTCCTTCATCGCCGCGTAAAGCCATTGCGACAAGGGCCCCGCCTCGAGACCGATTCTCACCAGATCCAGCCCCAGTGAGGCAAACCAGCCGATCAGCGCTTCCGGTTCGCTGGCGATCTTCGCCTCCCGGACGATCTTCCCGGTGGTGTCCACGATGCAAACGCTCGATGCTTCCAAAGACACGTCAATCCCGGCATAATGGTCCATGGTCATCCTCCGATGATGCTTGGAGCCGACGAAAGCCGGACTCCGTTTTCACACCATCATTCTGGGGGATGACCAATCTCACCGCAAAGCCTCTGCCTCGCGGCGGCCCGTTACTCCATCTAGGAGCGGCACGACCGATCTCCGCGGGTCAGACCGAGGCTCCCCTACGACGAAAGCTCCGTATGCGGTATCCAACCCGCGAATGAGAAACGGCTCAACCGTCGACATCACGCCGGCGTCCTGACCTCTGCCTCGCCGAATATGTTCACCCTCGCTTCACGAGAGACGGGGTGGATCGCGCACGCAGATTGCGCTTGAAAAAGGTCATAAGAATTTTCTGACGCCGGTTCCGCATGCGCCGACGCTCGACGCGCTGAACGCACGGCTCGCGGACCTCTGCCGCGCTCGTCAGATCGAGCGCGCCGGCCGGAACGAGCAGACAATCGGCGAACGTCTCGTCGCCGATGCGGCTGCGTTACGCGAACGTCCCGCGGAGCCCTTCGAAGCCTGCCATTAGCAAGCTACCAGGGTCTCCTCGCAGGCGCTCGTGCGCTATCGCACCAATGACTATTCGGTTCCGACCGCCTATGGCTTTCGTGACGTTCTGGTGAAAGTCTTCGTCGACGAGGTGGTCATTTTATGCGAGGGAGTCGAGATCGCGCGGCATGCGCGCAGCTATAGCAAAGACGACTTCGTTTTCGAGCCGCGCCACTATCTGGCCCTTCTCGAGCAGAAGCCCGGGGCTCTGGACCAGGCGGCTCCGTTGCAAGGCTGGGCCTTGCCGGAGACGCTCGGCGATCTGCGTCGGCTGATGGAGGCGCGCATGGGGCGGCGCTGCAAGCGCGAGTTCATCCAAGTCTTGCGGCTGACCGAGCTCTTTTCAGAGACAATCGTCATCGGCGCGGCGCTGGAGGCGATCCGTCTCGGCGCCATCGGCTTCGACGCGGTGAAGCAGCTCGTGATCGCGAGAGTGGAGAGCAGGCCCGCGCGCCTCGATCTTTCCGCCTATCCCTATCTGCCGTCGCCGAACGTCAGGGCGACACAGCCCGCCGAGTAATTGGTCACCCCGGTTTTCGGCAGCGCTTTCGGTATATGATTGACACGGGAATCGCGGCTTGATTCAAGCTGTGAATGGACCGCTCCGCGCTTGATTCGCTCGACAAAGAGGCTCTGATCCGCCTGATCTTGGCGCAGGCGGAGATCATCGAGCGTCTGACCAAGTGCATCGCCGAGCTGGAAGCCAAGCTCGGTCTGCCGAAGAAGACCCCGGACAATTCCAGCACGCCGCCGAGCAAGGGCCAGAAGCCCTCGGCGCCGGCCTCCGCCAAGACAGCGAAGACGCGCAAATCGCATCCTGGCGCGCACCGTCCGCTGCATCAAAACCCGACGAAGACGCGCGACATGCTCGCCTGCTCCTGCCAGCATTGCGGCGCCGACGTATCGGGCGCGGCGCATTTGCGAGGTCTATGATCATATCGAGCTTCCGCCGATAAGCCCCGACGTGACCCGCATCAATCTGCACGGCGGAACCTGCCCGAGCTGCGCGAAGAAATTCAAGGCCGCGCCGCCCGCCGACATGCCCAAGGGCTCGCCCTTCGGCGACAATCTGCGCGCGCTCGTCCTCTATCTGCGCTTTACGCAGAACATCGCCCTGGAGCGGCTGTCGACACTGTTCTCCACGCTGTTCAGGCTCGACATCAGCGAAGGCGCGATCGTCGAGATGCTGCGCGCCGCGCGCACGGCCTTCGCCGCGCAGCGCGAGGCGATCCGCGCGCGGCTGCTCGCGGGAACCGTGCTGCAATCGGACGAGACCGGCCTTCGCGTCGGCAAGGCCAATTGGTATCTGTGGGTGTTCCACCACGAGGACAGCGCCGTCTTCGTCGCCGAGCCGACGCGCGCGCAGACCGTCGTCTCCGATTTTCTCGGCGATGTGAGGCCCGACTACTGGGTCTCGGATCGCTACGCCGGCCAGATGGGATGGGCGACAAAGGATCATCAGGTCTGCCTCGCGCATCTCATTCGCGACGTGCAATATGCGATCGACTGCGGCGACGGCGTTCTCGGCCCCGATCTGCGGCGTCTGCTCGAGCAGGCTTGCGGGATCGGCGCGCGGCGCGCCGATCTGTCGGACGCGACGCTGAAGAGCTACAAATACCGGCTGGAGGCGCGCCTCGAT
It encodes the following:
- a CDS encoding IS110 family transposase, with the protein product MDHYAGIDVSLEASSVCIVDTTGKIVREAKIASEPEALIGWFASLGLDLVRIGLEAGPLSQWLYAAMKEAGLAVELLETRHVQIALQTMPVKTDRNDARGIAQLMRLGWFRPVHCKSIAAQETRALLTARKLVQSKLYDIEMSLRGILRGFGLRVGPTTPKRFASRVEELVTGHATLELIAKALLAAHAALLREFDMFEKRVRAMARADKRARLIMSAPGVGAIVALTYVSAIDDPSRFSSSKRVGPHFGLTPKKYQSGEKDVTGRITKIGDAGVRTALYEAANVILTRPVKGAGLKSWAMKLAKRAGMKKAKVALARKLGVVLHRMWIDGTPFDARRAACATPSAA
- a CDS encoding IS66 family transposase; this encodes MTRINLHGGTCPSCAKKFKAAPPADMPKGSPFGDNLRALVLYLRFTQNIALERLSTLFSTLFRLDISEGAIVEMLRAARTAFAAQREAIRARLLAGTVLQSDETGLRVGKANWYLWVFHHEDSAVFVAEPTRAQTVVSDFLGDVRPDYWVSDRYAGQMGWATKDHQVCLAHLIRDVQYAIDCGDGVLGPDLRRLLEQACGIGARRADLSDATLKSYKYRLEARLDRLMARAPTQPAGVKLAAMIKRTRRFLFVFLTNRDLPATNNGSERAIRPCVIFRKVTYCFRSGWGAELYADIRSVIETGRRRAIDALEAIRLTLAGKPLATPAPS